The genomic window TGGCCGTCCTGCTGCTGGCCCGTCCGAAGCGGGCCTTCCAGGGCCAGATCTTCGCCCTGTACTTCCTGGTGGAGGGCCTGGGCCGTGTCATCACCGAGACCTGGCGGGGCGACATCGACCGTGGCACGGGCTGGCTGGGCTGGGCCTGGCTCAGCACGGGGCGCCTCACGGGGGTTGCCTTCATGATGCTGGGCCTGGGCCTGTGGATCTTCTGGAACCGCCGCAAGGGGACGACATGATGCAGCTCATCGCCGAGGACGGCGCGCCACGCCTGGACCGCTTCCTCGCGGACCGCTTCCCCGAGATCCCCCGCGCCCGTTGGGATGCCCATGTCCGGCTGGGCGGGATCAAGGTGAACGGAGAGCCGGTGACCAAGGGCGGCGTGAGGCTGCGACCGGGCGACCGGGTCGAGACCGAGCTTCCGGTGATCCCGGTGCCGGCCGCGCACCTGGAGGCCGAGGCCATCGACCTGCCCTCCCTGTTCGAGGACGCCCACCTCTGGATCGTCGACAAGCCCGCGGGCATGGTCGTGCATCCGGGCCCCGGTCATGCCGGAGGCACCATCGTGAACGCCCTGCTCCATCGCCTCAAGACGCCGGTGCTGCTCGAGGCCATTGAGGGGAAATCAGAGGAGACCGAAGAAGAAACCGGGGAACTGGCCGAAGATGTGGCCACGGGCTGGCCGGGCCTCGTCCACCGCCTCGACCGCTACACCACGGGCTGCCTCTGCCTGGCCAAGACCGCCGAGGCCCAGCGCGCCATCCAGGCCCAGTTCAAGGACCGCACCGTGGAGAAGCGCTACCTGGCCCTGGTACGCCATTCCCCGCGCCTGCCCCAGCTGGGCAGCCTGCTCATCGATGAGCCCATCGCCCGCCACAAGCAGGACCGCCTCCGCATGGTGGTGGCCGAGGGCGGGCGCCCCGCCCAGACCCGCATCCGCGTGCTGGCCCGCACCACGAGCATCGCCCTCGTGGAGTGCGAGCTGCTCACGGGCCGCACCCACCAGATCCGCGTCCACCTCGCCCACCTGAGGGCCCCGCTCATGGGCGATCCCCTCTACGGCGGCCCGGGCCGCTGGAAGGATGTGGACGGCGAAGCCCTGCTGCTGCCCCACCCGGCCCTGCACGCCTGGAAGCTCTCCGTGGATCACCCGGAAACCGGGGTGCGCATCCACGCGGAAGCCCCCATTCCCGAGGCCTTCCGGGCCCTGGCCGCCTCTTTGGGCTTGCCAGGGTACTGAGGCGGGCGCATCCTCGCGGTGAATCCCGAGGACCCCATGTTTGCCACCGCCTGCTTCGCCGATCCGTCCGTCCTGGAACGGTGGATGAAGACCTACCCCTTCCTGCCGGGCGCGGTGTTTGCCGGCCTTTGCCTGATCGTATTGATCGTGGTGGCCCTGCCGCGGATCCAGTCCTGGCATCGCGGTCGGAACCGCCCGGTGCTGACCCCCGTACAGGTCGAAGAACTGCTGCAGGGCCCGGGCGTCCTGATCGTGGACCTGCGGAGTCCCGAGGCCTTCCGCGGGGGCCACATCCGGGGCAGCCTGCATGTCCCCTTCCCGGACCTCACCCGGCGCTTCGAAGTCCCGGATCCGGCCGCCAAGCGGGCGCTCGTCCTGGTGGACGAGACCGATGTCCTCTCCCACCAGGCCCTCGACCTCCTCCTGGCCCGGGGGTTCCGCTGGATCTATGTCCTCAAGGGCGGCCTGAAGGCCTGGCGCGGCGACAGCCGGCCCCTGGCGAAGTAGTCACTTCCCCGAATCGCCCGCCAGGGCCGCCGTGGCCTGGCTCTGGAACGCGAGGTGGGTGATCCACCACCGCTTCCCGTCCCAGGCGCACTGCAGCGCGTTGATGCCCGTGTACATCGCGGGCCCGTCGGCGGTGAGACGGATGTCATAGGGAGACCAGACCTGGGCGACTCCGTCCTGCTTCTGGACGGACACGGCCGTGCTCCGTTCAAAGAACCCCTTCTCCCACTGGGGAATGGCAAAGGACAGGAAGGCCTCCAGTTCCAGGGGGCGCAGGAAGGCCCCGTGCTCCGGGTGCCGGGCCGCCACCATCAGGCGGGCCTGGGGATGGAACAGCGCCCGGATCTTCTCGATGTCCCGCTTCTGGTCCTTCGGCCCCGAGATGAAGGCGTAGAGCGAAGCCGTGAGCGCCTCGGGGGTCCCGACCTCGGCCGGACCCAGGTCCGCCCGGACCACCTCCTTGATGGGATTCGAGCTGCGGGGCGCGGGCTTGGCGGGCTCGGCCGTCGGTTTGGGCAGCGGCTTGGGCAGCGGCCCCTGGGCCGGCAGGGATGGAGCACCGAGGACCAAGGCGCCGAGGCACAGGACGAAGCGGATCATGGAACCTCCCGTGGAGACGACTGTGTCATGCCTCGTCGGTTTCAGGGAGCCCCCAGCGATCCCACAGCAGCAGCAGCAGCAGGCCTGGAATGGCCGCCGCGGCGCAGACGGGGAAGTAGAGCTTCCAGCCATAGGACTCCGCCATGAAGCCCGTGAGGCCGCCGAAGACCGTGCGGGGCAGGGCCGTCAGGGCGCTGAAGAGGGCGTATTGGGTGCCCGTGTATGAACGGTTGCAGCTGCCCATGAGCAGCGCCACCAGCGCGCTGCCACCCATGCCGTAGGCCAGATTCTCCAGGGTGTTCGCCGCCACCAGCAGGGGCAGGTGCCGGCCCAACATGGAGATGGCCCAGAAGCCCAGGATGCTGCCCGCCTGGACGAAGCCGCAGATCCAGAGGGCTTTGCGAAGGCTCATGCGCATGAGCATCCACCCGCCGATCAAGCCGCCCAGGATGATGGCCACCATGGCGGTGGTCTTCTGCACCGTGCCGATCTGCATCTTGGTGAAGCCCATGCCCCGCATCAGGAAGGGCATGGTCATGGCTTCCGCCAGCCAGTCTCCCAGTTTGTAGAACACCGCAAAGGCCAGGAGGTAGCCGATGCCCTTGCGCTGAAGCAGGTCCCGGAGGGGGCCGGAGACGGCCTCCTGCAAGGAGCGGGGCGCCTGGGCCACCGCATCCGTGTTCATGGCCAGCCAGGTGCCGACCATCCCCAGCAAGGTGAGACCGGCCATGCCCAGGTAGGTCACGCGCCAGCCGAAGACCTGGGCCAGGATCATGGCCAGGCCTCCGCTCACCAGCATGGCCACGCGGTAGGCGGCGATGTGGATGCTGTTGCCCAGCCCCAGGTGCTTCTGGTCCAGGGCCTCGGCCCGCCAGGCATCCACGGCGATGTCGAAGGTGGCGCTGGTGACGGCCACGGCCAGGGCCAGGATCACCACGCGCAGGAGGTCCAGGTGCGGCTCGCTGAGCGCCAGCAGGGCCAGGGCCACCGCCATGGCCCCCTGCATGGCCAGCATCCAGCCCCGCCGCCGGCCGAATCCCGGCAGGGCGTAGCGATCCAGGAAGGGCGCCCAGAACACCTTCAGGCTGTAGGGCAGCGTCACGAAACTGAAGAGCCCGATGGTGGCGAGACTCAGTCCTTCATCCGTCATCCAGGCCTTCAGCGTCGAGCCCGTGAGGAAGAGCGGAAGGCCCGACGCGAAGCCGAGGAGCAGGAGGACGGCGTATTGGCGGGGCTTCATTCCACCAGCCTAACCGGAGCGGCGCTCAAGGCGCCTCGCCCCCGTGGGTGTGCAGGTCGTGGACCATATGGCCGCCCTGGTGCCCCGTGCGGAACAGCGCGGCCACCCCCAGGGCGCTGACCAGCAGCCAGAGCAGGAACAGGAACCGGGCCAGGGCCGGGGAAAGGCTCCAGTGACGGAACCGGACCAGCCCGTGATACCCGAGCCAGGTGGCCATCAGGCAGCCGAAGATGGCCACGGTCCACTGCGCCGACACCTGGTGCTGCTCCAGGGCCGCCCTCAGTTCCGGCGTCCGGTGGGCGAGGTTCTCCGCGGCCTCCCCTGTCGCCAGGGCCGCCAG from Geothrix sp. includes these protein-coding regions:
- a CDS encoding RluA family pseudouridine synthase yields the protein MMQLIAEDGAPRLDRFLADRFPEIPRARWDAHVRLGGIKVNGEPVTKGGVRLRPGDRVETELPVIPVPAAHLEAEAIDLPSLFEDAHLWIVDKPAGMVVHPGPGHAGGTIVNALLHRLKTPVLLEAIEGKSEETEEETGELAEDVATGWPGLVHRLDRYTTGCLCLAKTAEAQRAIQAQFKDRTVEKRYLALVRHSPRLPQLGSLLIDEPIARHKQDRLRMVVAEGGRPAQTRIRVLARTTSIALVECELLTGRTHQIRVHLAHLRAPLMGDPLYGGPGRWKDVDGEALLLPHPALHAWKLSVDHPETGVRIHAEAPIPEAFRALAASLGLPGY
- a CDS encoding rhodanese-like domain-containing protein — encoded protein: MFATACFADPSVLERWMKTYPFLPGAVFAGLCLIVLIVVALPRIQSWHRGRNRPVLTPVQVEELLQGPGVLIVDLRSPEAFRGGHIRGSLHVPFPDLTRRFEVPDPAAKRALVLVDETDVLSHQALDLLLARGFRWIYVLKGGLKAWRGDSRPLAK
- a CDS encoding AmpG family muropeptide MFS transporter; its protein translation is MKPRQYAVLLLLGFASGLPLFLTGSTLKAWMTDEGLSLATIGLFSFVTLPYSLKVFWAPFLDRYALPGFGRRRGWMLAMQGAMAVALALLALSEPHLDLLRVVILALAVAVTSATFDIAVDAWRAEALDQKHLGLGNSIHIAAYRVAMLVSGGLAMILAQVFGWRVTYLGMAGLTLLGMVGTWLAMNTDAVAQAPRSLQEAVSGPLRDLLQRKGIGYLLAFAVFYKLGDWLAEAMTMPFLMRGMGFTKMQIGTVQKTTAMVAIILGGLIGGWMLMRMSLRKALWICGFVQAGSILGFWAISMLGRHLPLLVAANTLENLAYGMGGSALVALLMGSCNRSYTGTQYALFSALTALPRTVFGGLTGFMAESYGWKLYFPVCAAAAIPGLLLLLLWDRWGLPETDEA
- a CDS encoding DUF2231 domain-containing protein, with product MPPLNHLHPAIVHFPIALLATAPLLFVLGGLRPAQRRGIHASALLLLLLGLLGALAALATGEAAENLAHRTPELRAALEQHQVSAQWTVAIFGCLMATWLGYHGLVRFRHWSLSPALARFLFLLWLLVSALGVAALFRTGHQGGHMVHDLHTHGGEAP